The sequence below is a genomic window from Hippocampus zosterae strain Florida unplaced genomic scaffold, ASM2543408v3 HiC_scaffold_239, whole genome shotgun sequence.
TAGTCGGCCAGCTGGGCCACCATGTTCTCCAGGCCCGCTGTGTAAGTCTCCCATTCCTTGCTGAAGTCCTCTTCGGTGGTGCTCAAGATGTCCTTGATCATCTTGCGCAGCTCGAGGCTTTCCTTCAGCTCCCCCTCCTGGACAAAGAACAGCAGGCTCGACTCGCAGGGCGTATCGAAATATTTCATGAGCATGGGCCGCTCCACGAAAAAGTGGAGTCTCTGCATTCTTTTGTTGAGGCTTTCGATCATCCCCTTTTTGAGTTCGTCGAAGCAGCGCATGATGTCGCCGCTGGTCTTCCTGACCTGCCTTGCGTGCTCGGGCGCCACTCCGTTGGCCTTCTCGAGCCGGGCGTAGAACTAGCTCAGAGGCACAGTCCGAGTGGTATCGCACTTGGCGCACAGGAAGGTGTTGCGCCCAAAATCCTCTAGGTTGATGAACTCCAGCGGCTACTTAGAGTGGGCCGGGCAGAATATCTTCTTCATTATTAATTATGATCGAAAAGTGGATCTCGAATTACAAGCTGATCGAGCCCATCGGCAAGGGGCAGTACGGCCAGGTCTACCGGGGCTACGACGCAGAGCTGGAGGAGCCGGTCGCCATCAAGGTGGTCCAGCTCAAGGACCGGTCGGGGCACTCCGTCCTCACCCGCCAGCAGATCAAATTACTAGAGAATGAAATCTCGATCCTCATGTCGGTCGAGTCCCCCTACACTGTCCGCTTCATCGATGTGAAGAAGACCGCCGAAAACGTGTACATCGTCCTCGAGTACTGCAGCGGGGGCAACCTGGCCACCTACATCAAGGCCCGCGGCCATCTCTCCGAGGAGCAGGCCACCGCCTTCCTCCGGCAGCTGCTGGAGGCCTTCAGGGCCCTCAACCGCCTGCGGATCGTGCACCGGGATCTCAAGCCAGCCAATATTCTCCTGCACCAGGATAAGATCAAAGTCGCAGACTTCGGGTTTTCGAGGACCCTGGGCCTGGAAGAAATGGCGACCACCTCCCTCGGCACCCCGCTCAACATGGCCCCCGAGGTCCTGAAGGGCGAGGCCTACGGCCCGAAGGTGGATGTCTGGAGCCTAGGCACCATCTACTACGAGATGCTTTTCGGCCGGGCTCCTTACCTCGCCAACAACTCCCACGACCTgtacaaagaaataaaaaagggtGACCTGCGCATGCTGCTCGGCACCAACCCCATCTCTGCCCAGGCGGAGTACCTGCTGCAGGCGATGCTGGTGTTCGACCCTGACAGGCGCATCAGCTGGGACTAGCTGTTCAAGTTCCAGTTCGAGCGGGTTTCCTTGCCGCCGGCCGAGCACGAGGAATACGAGCGCACTGCCTAGCAACTGGGCCAGTCGCTGACCGAGCTGGACTTCATGGCGCCGGCAGGGGTGGAAGAGGGCCCTCGCTGCAAGTTCCCAAGCAAGTATCTGTTCAAGAGCCTGCTGAGGGCAGGGGCAGGTGATCAATCATTCTTCTGACCGTAATTGTAATTCTTGCTCTTGACCTGCAGCCGGTGAAGCTTGAATACTTCGACCCGGCTGCTCAGCCCCTCTGACTGCGAGAGATGCCCGTCTGACACTCTCACCTACAGGCTCAGCTCGCTGCTCTTGGAAATCACCCCGATCTAGGCGCGCTGCAGGCGCCCGTGCCCCGCCGTCACGCAGCTCTCGGGGTAGTACCTGAACTTGGAGTGGTCGTGGGCCGTGGACACGCCGTCCACGCAAAGGGTGACCTCGAGCAGCAGCCGCGTGGGGTTCAGGAACAGCTAACCGTCTCGGTCGACCAGGTTGAAGTCCAGATCGAACTTGCGGTTTTTTATGAAATAGCCGGGGACGGGCTGtgccagctgcagggagagggTCTTTTCGCAGGAGACCAGGACTTCAGGGGCCTTGCGGAGTGCGGCCAGGGCCTGATTCAACTCTGCCAGGAGGTTAATATTCTTCTGGAAGACGGCCATCAAATTACCGAGGCAGGCCTAATTTTCCATGATGCTGTCAATCAGCCCTGCGCACCCATCCTTTTTGAATCCACTTTCTTGTGACTATCTCGTGTTGTCCTAGTCTTGTGACCCGCTGCCCCCCTGCTTGTGCGAAGGGTCCTGGGTGGTTATCAGGTTGACGGCCACCCACTGCTCGGACTTCGTCCTGCCCACCCCTCTTAGCTCGCCCAGGCTGGCTTCTTCGATCCCCTccattaaataaatcaatcctGGCAAATCACCAACTATTTCACAAATAATCAGCAGGAAATCCCTCTTTCAGCCTTGCCAGAGGAAGATGGGGCCACACCCCCAGCCGCGCCCCGGTGACTGCCCTGTCCGGGCCTGTCTCCTGTAACCCGCCAAAAGCAGGTTATTTCACGGCTCGGATTATAGGGCGGTTAGAATTAGCGATGCTGGGATAATAAAGGGCCCGCAACGTGCTGCTGGAACTCAGCAGCCAGCAATGGCCGCAGTGGGACACTGAGCCTGATCGGGGCTCGTCCCCCATCCTCCCAGCCATCCTCCCCAGGACGAGGCCTCGGAGGAGTGTCCGGAAGGCTCCTCCTCTAGAGGTGAATCGGCCCTACAAAAAAATAGAACTCGAAGTCTCAGAAAACCACGGGCTGCCATAAGACCTGGACCGACAGCTCTGCCGGGTGTTCGCAAGCCACAAGCCCCGGCAACGACGCTCCATCTACCGCAAGATCGACACCAGCTAGATCCTCGAGCTGCTCTAATCGCAGAAGAAAGCACTACAGCGAGCCTGCCCGAAAAGGACCATCCGTTGATGTGTAATCTCAAAATGGATTTGAAAGGGGAGTTCGATATACGAGGGTCTTGGGCCAGGGAGGGCTCGCCGGGGGGGAAGCCGCCAGAGCACAGGGGGAAGTCGAGGTCCAGGTCCAGGAACCTGGCCGAGGCGGGCCGGGTGATCAGCGAGGAGGGACAGGCAGCTTTGCCCCCCAGGCAAAAAGACCTCAACACGCTCATGGTGGAGCGGCTAGCAAAGCTCTAAAAGCTCTGCAACTCGCAACGAGAATAGATCAAAGAGAACATCGGCAAGATCGACAAGCTGGAACGAGAACTGGCCTGGTTCAGGACCAACGCCAAGAGTAGCGGCAAGGGGTTTGAGGAAAATTAGAGGCTGAGGCAGGAGCTGGCCAAGCAACAGGCTGGGTATCAGAAGCTGGCTGGGTTCTTGAAGGGGTATGGGCTGAAGGTCGTCGATGGGGATGTGCAGGGCAGTCTGGATGCGGCCCGGTTGGAGGCCGATGTTCGGAAGCCGTTGTTCAAGACTCCTGAGACGATCGACTTTGGAAGTATTGCCAGGAGGGTCGACGAACTAAATTTTAACTTGATGAAGGAGGGGCCAATGTCTGAGGTTTATTAGGACAGCGGAGTGCGAAAAATCAGGCCGAAGGAGCCTCTGGCACTAGGCTTTTACGTGGACGGACTGATCTTTGAGGGCTACAATTTCTATAAATATGCGTCGAAAGAAGGCGCGAGAATCCTGGCGGATCTTATGGACGGATACTTTCCATATATCCTAAAGAAAAAGCATCCGGAAGGCGCTTTGATAAAGGTCGTGGACCGGCTGGACCAAGAATACGGGGCCATGCCCAAACCAGGCCCCCAGCAACTCTCTTCCGTAGAAGACTCCAAAATCGCACCTATCTCCAAATAGTAGTTCTTGGCCAAGCTGCCAAAGCAAGTCATCAAGAACGGCAAAGTGTTCCATGTCAGAGACAGCATCGAGCGCAAGCTCAGTGGAAAGCCTGATCCCGCTGCTCAGCCCGATGGATTCATGGCTGACAGTGAAGGAGGGTTGGTGTATCTTAACCTAGAGCAAAGGATGTCTGCAGAGGAGCAGGAGGGCAAGGTAGCTACCTTGAAGGTGCGGTCGATTTCGGGGTCACGGAGGTTTATTTTTTACCTGGACAAGGACAAAGGCCTTGCACCAGTGTATGAGGTGCTGGGCAGAGTCTACAATCGGGAGATCCAGCTCGAAGCACCCTTCGAAGGCAGACTGGGAAGAGACGACCCCGGCAGCATACAGGCACTGGGCCTGTTCCCGAGCGCAGCCCTGCAGGCCTCATGACCCACCGATTTCACTCAGAAATGATAGTCCGGGCTAGATTTCTTTTATCAACAAAATCCATGGAACTGCCCTTCCGCAAACAGCTTGTGGACAGACGCAGGCTGTGCGAGGACCTGGTCAAGAGGCGGTTCATATACGGGCCCGGCTTTGACATCTACGGAGGGAGTGCTGGCCTGTATGATTTCGGACCTGTCGGGTGCGCCATCAAGAGCAACCTCGAGCAGCTGTGGAGGGAGCATTTTGTCCTGGAGGAGGACATGCTGGAAATCAGTACCACCTGCGTCACGCCAGAGCAGGTTTTGGTTGCTTCAGGACACGTGGCCAAATTCGAGGATCTCATGGTCCGAGATATCAAGCTGGGCACACCCTACCGTGCCGACAAACTGATCATCGAGTTCGTTGAGACCAGACTTGAAAAGGACAAGAAGAAACTGACCGCCGAGCAGCGGGCCCGGCTGGAGGAGGTCGCCTTGCTGGCCGAAAACATGTCTGCGGAAGAGTTGCACAAGGCCATTGGGGAGCTGGGCATCAAGGCACCAGACTCGGGCAACGAACTTAGCGAGCCGATCCCCTTCAACTTGATGTTCAAGACCAATGTTGGGCCGACTGTCAACAGCACTGGATACCTGCGCCCATAAACCGCGCAAGGCATGTTCGTGAATTTCCACAAGCTGGCCGAGTTCAACGGCGGGCGCATGCCCATGGGGGTCGCGCAGATCGGACTGGGCTTCCGCAACGAAATCGCCCCGCGAAACGGGCTGCTTCGAGTCAGATAGTTTACCATGGCAGAAATCGAATATTTCGTTGATCCACTAGAAAAGCGGCATGGCAAGTTCGCAACTGTCAAGGATTTGAAGGTGCCCTTGTGGACGGGTTGTGCTCAGGTGGACCAGAAAGAACCCATGGTGATGGCCATCGGGTAGGCTGTCGAGCAAGGCATCGTGGCTAACGAACTGTTAGGCTACTTCATGGCCCGCATTTATCAGTTCCTAATCGAGGCAGGCATCCAGCCGGAGGGCCTGAGGTTCCGGCAGCATCGAGATAAGGAGATGGCGCACTACGCCAAGGACTGCTGGGACGCCGAAATCTGCACCAGCCACGGCTGGATCGAATGCGTGGGGTGCGCAGACCGCTCTGCCTTCGACCTCGAGCACCACACCAAAGCCTCAGGGCAAAAGCTGGTGGCCGCCCGGAAATTCAAAGAGGCGGTGATAAAGGAGGTGATCACCATGAAGATCAACAAGAGCAGCCTCGGCAAGAAGTACAAGAAGGAGGGGCAGGCGGTCATCGCCTTCCTGGAGAACGCCTCTGAGCAGGAGAAGCAGGCGCTCATGCAGGCCCTCAAGTAAGAGGGGTCTGCGCTCAGGCAGGTCGCTGGCAAGGAGTACGAAATCCTGGCGAGCGATGTGGAGATGGAGGTCAAGATGCAGAACGTGATGGAAGAGAAGTACGTGCCGCATGTGATCGAGCCGTCGTTCGGGCTGGGCCGGATCATCTTCGCTGTGGTGGAGCACGCCTTCAGGATGCGGGATGAGAAGCGGACCTACATCTCGCTACGGCCTCGGATGGCACCTGTGAAGTGCTCGCTGCTGCCGCTGATGGCCACTGCTGACCTGCTCGCCTGCATCCACAAGATCCAGGGCTTGCTGAAGAAGAAGCTGGTCAGTTGTAAGGTCGACGATTCCGGGCAGTCCATCGGCCGGCGGTATGCTCGCACTGACGAGATTGGAATCCCCTTCGCGATCACCGCAGACTTCGACACCATCAAGGACGGATCGGTGGCAGTGCGGGAGGTGGACACCTGCGTGCAGGTGCGAGTGCCCGAGGCGGACCTAGGCGAGCTCATGCGGGGACTGGGCAACGGGACGGTCGCCTGGGCAGAGGCCATGGAAAAGTACCCCAGGTTCTCTGTGGATGAGAAGGAATGATCGATCGATCAATGGTTGCCGCAGGGGTACTTGTTGCCGCAGGCGTAGCAGAACTCGAACTTGCAGCGGCAGGTCATGTGCAGGCAGCCGGAGGTGCGCTCCACAGTGGCCTTGCACTGGGGGCACTGCCGGAAGTTGTTTTTCTGGACGTGATCGTCGAACAGTTTGTCGAGATGTTGCTCGTCGCGGGACAGTCGGTACTGCTCGCAATTGATTCCCTTGTGGTACTCGACCCTGCATTCAGTGCAATATTCGTTCTTGCAGAGGGGGCAGATGAAGTGGCTGTACGCGCTGTTCTTGAGCACGGAGTAGGGGCAGTCCGGCGACGGACACGAGTAGTACTCGGGACTGGTCTCGAGATGCTTCACCATGGTGTTCTTCATGTACTCGTTGAACTCCCAGACCGTCAGCACGTCCAGCAGGCAGTCGTGGCTGGCCTCCGTCGAGCAGGACGGGCATTTCAGCGGGAAGTCCTTGCCCTTAATTTTGTCCTTTATGTGGGTTTTTATACACTACTTGTGGAAGGTGTGGCACCCCAGCGTCCCGAAGTCGTCCACCAGGTCATCCATGCAGATGTCGCACACCATCTTGTTCTGCTCGAAGGCCTCTGCCCGTctgcgctcctcctcctcgaggTTGAGGGCCAGCTGCCGGTCCGATATGACCACATACCCGCTATTAAACTTAGGCTGGGGGTACTTCTTCTCCTTGCTCCAGACACTCTTCTTAAAGGTGGACTTGCTTTCCGGCTTTTTAAGGCCGTTTTGGTAAAGTATCCCCTCGATTGACTACATGAGCAGGTCGGACAGGTCGTCTCCTGGCATGTCTTGTAGGTTTATCACCAGAGAGGACAGTTCTGCGAGGGAGCCGGTCTACAGCAACTTGGGCAGCTTGTCCTTCAGAAGCTGGCTGACCAGTCGCGGGGAGACTTGCTCGGTCAGCTCCATGACCTTGAGGTTGCTGTACAGGTCGGTGAGCTGATCAGTTTCCGACTCCCACCTGCCCGCCAAGTAGCCAAGTGCGACAGCCTCGCCCAGGGGACAGCCCTGCCGCTTGTCGACCCCTTCAACAAGCTGTTCCAGCTGCTCGAGCACAAGCATCAGAAATGATATAGATATATCTAGCGCATCAACCCTTGCATTTCGTGCATAGCAAGGCCTTTCCCCTATGCACCAGCGGTTTCTTGCAGTGGAAACAGAAGGATTACTTGCAGCTAGGGCACATGTACAGTCGCTGGTTTGATGAGGTATTGACTCGCTCCAAAAGCCCCCAGCAATTATATTTTGGGCACTATATCTTTTTTAGCGATACGCTTTCgactcttttttaaatatgtactcGCGGTAGTCTTCGTAACCCATGATTTCAAGGAGGTACTCTTTGGCGATGACGGTGCGGTCGACCGGGCAGGTCAACTCCGCTCCTTTCGGCTGTCCTTTGATGTAACTTTCAAGGCAGACCTTGTGAAAGCTGTGACAGTTAATGGTGGCAAGGTCTTCGAGGAGGGGCTACTTGCAGATTGTGCAGATGACAGCCTAGTCCATCATGCGCTTGACCCTGGCTTACTCTTCTTTCTGAAGCTGCTAAGCGACCAGTCGATCTTCTTCCTGCTGCTGGATCAGCCAAACCAACTACTCTTAGCTCTCGCCAGGTGTCTAAGTAACATCCTGCGTTTTCACTTGCAGAGGTCGCTTTTCGAGGCGATGGCTAATGCGCTCGCCCTTGGGAGTCTTCGCTTTGATGAGTTTGACGGTCTATTCTATCAACCACTACATTAGGTTTTCTTAGTGCCCGCCCGGAGTGCAGAAGTCAGTGCTGTTGCAACGCTTGAACAGGCCCAGAGCCTGGTCCTGGACACCCGCCTGTAGCACCGGCATTAGCAGCTTGAACAGATAATAGTTGGCGGCCCCGCGATTGATCCTGTCCCGCACGTGCAGGGACTTGACTTGCTCGAACAACTCCAGCATGGGGACAACCTCCTCCTCATGTAGACATGCCAGGTAGCCAACCAGGCACCCCTCCGAGTACTCAGGCGCGCAGCCCAGCTGCTCGCAGATGCTCTTGAGGCGGTCGGTGATCTTAACCACCAGCTCGTTCATGTGCTCGGTCTGACGTTCGATGGTCGGGGCCAGCTCCATCTAGATACAGCTATGGATGATTAACGCAGGACTCTCATCTTCTTGCAGAAGGAGTTCGATAAGCTGGCCTACTTGCTGGCCGCCCTCTCCGCCAAAAACACCTACCTCAGGGCAGAATAGGTGCGGTCCTTCGGCCGCTTCCGGGAGGCCGTCAGGGCCAAATGCTAATAGGCCACCAGACTAGTCGAGTCCCGCAAGGCGCAGTACTTCAACCGGATCCACGACACGATATCGATCACAGGTGGCAGCTACGAGTCGACCAAGCCAGCGCAGTCACCCGAAAAGCGAGAGCCAAGCAACCCGATACGCAAGGTGCAGACGGCAAATCCAGTCTACAAGGTGGTCAGGTCCGAGCGGTATTTCGTGGTGAAGGACGGACTGATGCACTACATCGGGTTTGACAATGAGGAGGTCAACCACGACAAGGATCTTCAGAAGGCCCGGGGCTTCGTGCTGATGCTGATCGAATTCCAGCTGGCCTTCAGCTTGCCCTCCGACGTGCTGATATCAGTCAAGCGGGCCACCGAAACCACCTGCTTCTTCTCCAGCGAGAACTTTCGGTACATGTGTCTGAACATCAGTGAGAACCAGCACCTGTACGATAAACTATTGGCCTTCGAGAACACCTCGGCTTTGGTCGAGAGGAAGTGCATCATTCTCCAGGCCTTTTTTAGGATGGTCCCTCACCGGCTGCGCTTCAAGGCCCGCAAGCAGTCCAACTAGGCCCTCACCGATTTCACCGCTAAGGCGCTCAGCGCCATCCGAGCCCGTAAAATCAAGAAGGCAGTCAAAGCCCGCCGAGTTTATTAGCTGTAAACATTCAACCAAACCCAGAGGGCTTTCCAGCAGTCCTTCCAGGTCACAGCGGACAACGAATTGGAGATATTCATCCCTGACGCAGATACGGACTAGTCCGTGCTTAACACTTTTGTCGGCAGGGCGCTTGCAGCCACAAGAAAGCACCGGCTTGTCGTGATGCTAAACCGAGAACTCTCGAAAGAAAGTGAGGCATACTTAAGGGGCTGTCTGAATTCCCTTGGGCGAGCTTAGCCCCAGCTCTCGCTAGTGCCCGTGCCCCACCCCAAAGGGACATCCTGCCTGACCTTCTCTCAACGGCTGTACTACTTCAGCACATATCGGCTCCGATCGATCCTCAACAAGTTCAGGCACAGCCCCGAGATAAGGCCGTTTGTGAGCTGCTGCCACAGTGACGAGTTTATCCTCCGGAGCGCAGGCTGCCTGGGCCTGGGGGTCTTTAACCTCGCCTGCTACTGTGCCTTGAAGGAGGAGCTGCCAGCCGTCAGTGACATCTACGGAGAGCAGGAGCTTGTGGCTGCTGTTATGATGTGCTGGAAAACGGGAGTGTCTTAGGTACTGGCCCTTGAGATCAGCGAGATGTTTGAGGACAGTGGGCTGGCTTTTTTGAAGCTTGGTAAAGGGCGCACCCGGCTACTCACGAACTTTGAGGAGGCCAGGCGGCATCTGCATACGAAACTGGTCTCTGGCTTTACCAGTCCAGCTGCCTACCTTGCTTAGTTCTACCGCCGAGGAGGCAGAGTCCACCCTCGGGCCAGCCTACTCGTCTACTAAGCAATCGGCCTCTGCCAGGCAGGCGAAAGCAAGTACCTCTGCACCTTCAAAAGACATCTCAACGAAAGCCCCATCCGCTACACCAAATTAGCCTCGCACCATCCCAAGCTGGTGGAAAGGGCACTACAGTACGGAGCTGGCCTATGCGATCGGTATGTGGGGTACTTTCGGGTGCAGTTTTACGGGACTGAGGCGGGAGGGTTCTTGGTTTGCGGGACTCGGCAGGGACTTGCTCGCCAGATGTTGGGGATGCTGGACGTGCCTTGCTATTCTGCGAGAATCGTCCCGGGACTGAAGCTGAACCAGGCCATGCTTTGCGAAGAATTGAGACTTCGAAATTTGCTGTTCGACGAGACCACCGGCCGTGGCATCATGATGCTGCACTGCGAGGAGGGCGGCAGCGACTACCTGGAGTTGATCGTGGCGGACCGGTAGCAAGACCTGGAGCGGGTAGGGCAGCGGGTGAAGGCCCTGCTGTCCTCGCCAAAGATGCTGCTG
It includes:
- the LOC127594761 gene encoding LOW QUALITY PROTEIN: glycine--tRNA ligase-like (The sequence of the model RefSeq protein was modified relative to this genomic sequence to represent the inferred CDS: substituted 4 bases at 4 genomic stop codons) → MELPFRKQLVDRRRLCEDLVKRRFIYGPGFDIYGGSAGLYDFGPVGCAIKSNLEQLWREHFVLEEDMLEISTTCVTPEQVLVASGHVAKFEDLMVRDIKLGTPYRADKLIIEFVETRLEKDKKKLTAEQRARLEEVALLAENMSAEELHKAIGELGIKAPDSGNELSEPIPFNLMFKTNVGPTVNSTGYLRPXTAQGMFVNFHKLAEFNGGRMPMGVAQIGLGFRNEIAPRNGLLRVRXFTMAEIEYFVDPLEKRHGKFATVKDLKVPLWTGCAQVDQKEPMVMAIGXAVEQGIVANELLGYFMARIYQFLIEAGIQPEGLRFRQHRDKEMAHYAKDCWDAEICTSHGWIECVGCADRSAFDLEHHTKASGQKLVAARKFKEAVIKEVITMKINKSSLGKKYKKEGQAVIAFLENASEQEKQALMQALKXEGSALRQVAGKEYEILASDVEMEVKMQNVMEEKYVPHVIEPSFGLGRIIFAVVEHAFRMRDEKRTYISLRPRMAPVKCSLLPLMATADLLACIHKIQGLLKKKLVSCKVDDSGQSIGRRYARTDEIGIPFAITADFDTIKDGSVAVREVDTCVQVRVPEADLGELMRGLGNGTVAWAEAMEKYPRFSVDEKE